Proteins encoded in a region of the Vicia villosa cultivar HV-30 ecotype Madison, WI unplaced genomic scaffold, Vvil1.0 ctg.003004F_1_1, whole genome shotgun sequence genome:
- the LOC131640222 gene encoding uncharacterized protein LOC131640222, translated as MIIGSFNIRGGGGSAKRRRISNIISRGKADIFLLQETKLKSYSIGLANSFWSTESIGFLASDSEGLSGGLLILWKDSVCVVVHSFRGSGYLGVKVRWNNLFYYIVNIYSPCSVSLKCVLWSKLLSLKSVFSDGEWLIVGDFNNIKNKEERVGRNVGGMRSEWSDFEGFIKDIGLVDIPCKGKRFTWFSGDGRCKSRLDRFLVSNLILDRWGIVGQFVGKREISDHCPVWLMIDKGNWGPKPFKFNNEWFKHKDFFCFVEKEWLVLDVHGRGDYVLKEKLRLLKSRLSWWNYNVFGRIDLDIEEGAKDMNEIDDLGPDVGMKEEELKKASKKFWLNLKI; from the coding sequence ATGATTATTGGGTCCTTTAATATCAGAGGAGGGGGCGGGTCGGCGAAGAGAAGGAGGATTAGCAACATAATTAGTAGAGGGAAGGCTGACATCTTCTTGCTGCAAGAAACAAAGCTCAAGTCTTATTCAATTGGGTTAGCAAACAGCTTTTGGAGTACTGAGAGTATTGGGTTTTTAGCTTCGGATTCGGAAGGATTGTCGGGTGGTCTTCTGATTTTGTGGAAGGATTCTGTTTGCGTCGTGGTTCACAGTTTCAGAGGCAGCGGCTACTTGGGTGTTAAGGTCAGATGGAATAATCTCTTCTATTACATTGTTAACATTTACTCTCCTTGTTCGGTTTCTTTGAAATGTGTCCTGTGGAGTAAACTTCTTTCTTTAAAATCTGTTTTTTCTGATGGAGAGTGGCTGATTGTTGGGGATTTTAACAATATTAAGAACAAAGAGGAGAGAGTGGGGAGGAATGTTGGAGGAATGCGCTCGGAGTGGAGTGATTTCGAGGGCTTCATTAAGGACATTGGATTAGTAGATATTCCTTGCAAAGGAAAACGTTTTACTTGGTTTAGTGGCGATGGGAGATGCAAGAGCCGGTTAGACAGGTTCCTTGTTTCTAATCTGATTCTAGACAGGTGGGGTATTGTGGGGCAGTTTGTTGGGAAGCGTGAAATTTCCGATCATTGTCCGGTATGGTTGATGATTGATAAGGGTAACTGGGGTCCAAAGCCTTTTAAGTTCAATAACGAGTGGTTTAAACacaaagattttttttgtttcgTAGAAAAGGAGTGGCTAGTCTTGGATGTTCATGGTAGGGGCGATTATGTGTTAAAAGAAAAGCTAAGACTTCTTAAATCGAGGCTCTCTTGGTGGAATTATAATGTGTTTGGGAGGATTGATTTGGACATCGAGGAAGGGGCTAAGGACATGAATGAGATAGACGATCTAGGGCCGGATGTTGGGATGAAAGAGGAAGAGTTGAAAAAGGCTAGCAAGAAGTTTTGGCTTAACTTAAAGATTTAG